In Bacteroides coprosuis DSM 18011, the following are encoded in one genomic region:
- a CDS encoding protein tyrosine/serine phosphatase (COGs: COG2365 Protein tyrosine/serine phosphatase~KEGG: bth:BT_3304 hypothetical protein~SPTR: Protein tyrosine/serine phosphatase;~IMG reference gene:2504106001~PFAM: Tyrosine phosphatase family): protein MRHLTQVVDMYIIRAYWITFLIVLFTSCSKSSPHISIGCEENVVGNNIIKWETTPRIEGYVRIYAGNTPHGIVEDIPVGMAKIDDQRIVIINNDPTKRQFYSVVFNNDSRQIVGSRNINIPNVQNFRDLGGYRVYSIDKGGKWGKVYRTGNLDDIDQSGISRLKNLHVKTIVDLRPIPEQKKNQLIANNFKMVSIPIFCKDSQFLLDLIKNKEITRSQIKEIMKDVYIHLIRDNKEQYKQVFTLLLDETNYPIVFQCPTGKEQAGIISYLLLTSLGVNDETARLDYLRSNQFLDISEAYEYASNLSNNAQEALTALVLAQEEYINASIQEIKSSYGNVESFLMEGLGFSERDLDKLRSMLLE, encoded by the coding sequence TTGCGACATCTTACACAAGTTGTTGACATGTATATTATACGCGCTTACTGGATAACATTTTTAATTGTGCTATTTACATCTTGTTCCAAATCATCTCCTCATATATCTATAGGATGTGAAGAAAACGTTGTAGGTAACAATATCATTAAGTGGGAAACAACCCCACGTATAGAAGGTTATGTCCGTATTTATGCAGGCAACACACCTCATGGAATTGTAGAAGATATTCCTGTAGGTATGGCTAAGATTGATGATCAGAGAATTGTAATCATAAACAATGATCCAACAAAAAGACAATTTTACTCTGTCGTTTTTAATAATGACAGCCGACAAATTGTAGGTAGCAGAAACATTAATATTCCTAATGTTCAAAATTTCAGAGACCTGGGAGGTTATCGTGTATACTCTATTGACAAAGGAGGAAAATGGGGTAAAGTATATCGTACTGGAAATCTTGACGATATAGATCAAAGCGGAATATCAAGATTAAAAAACCTACATGTAAAAACTATTGTTGATCTAAGACCAATTCCTGAGCAAAAGAAAAATCAGCTTATAGCTAATAACTTTAAAATGGTTTCTATTCCTATTTTTTGTAAAGACAGTCAGTTTCTTCTTGACTTAATAAAAAACAAGGAAATAACTAGATCCCAGATTAAAGAGATAATGAAAGATGTTTATATTCACTTAATTAGAGATAATAAAGAACAATATAAACAAGTATTCACTCTATTATTGGATGAAACAAACTATCCTATCGTTTTCCAATGCCCCACAGGTAAAGAACAAGCAGGAATCATTTCTTACTTACTACTTACCTCCTTGGGTGTCAATGATGAAACGGCAAGGTTAGACTACCTTCGATCCAATCAATTTTTAGATATTTCTGAAGCCTATGAGTATGCTTCAAACTTATCGAACAACGCACAAGAAGCTCTAACAGCATTGGTATTAGCTCAAGAGGAGTATATCAATGCATCGATCCAAGAAATTAAGTCCAGTTACGGTAATGTCGAATCCTTCCTAATGGAAGGTCTTGGGTTCTCAGAGAGAGATTTAGATAAGCTTCGCTCTATGCTGTTGGAATAA
- a CDS encoding Arabinose-5-phosphate isomerase (COGs: COG0794 sugar phosphate isomerase involved in capsule formation~InterPro IPR001347~KEGG: bth:BT_3306 putative sugar isomerase~PFAM: Sugar isomerase (SIS)~PRIAM: Arabinose-5-phosphate isomerase~SPTR: Putative uncharacterized protein;~IMG reference gene:2504106000~PFAM: SIS domain~TIGRFAM: KpsF/GutQ family protein), which produces MIEAIQELLRNEANAILNIPITEDYEKAVNLIVQQVHEKKGKLVTSGMGKAGQIAMNIATTFCSTGIPAVFLHPSEAQHGDLGILQENDLFLMISNSGKTREIVELTRLARLLAPNIQFIVITGNLDSPLAKEASVAICTGNPKEVCLLGMTPTTSTTVMTVIGDILVVETMKKTGFTAADYSKRHHGGYLGEKSRSLCSK; this is translated from the coding sequence ATGATTGAGGCAATTCAAGAGTTGCTAAGAAATGAGGCTAATGCAATTCTTAATATTCCAATTACGGAAGATTATGAGAAGGCTGTAAACCTTATAGTGCAACAAGTACATGAAAAAAAAGGAAAGCTCGTTACTTCAGGTATGGGTAAAGCTGGACAAATTGCAATGAATATTGCAACGACATTCTGCTCTACCGGTATTCCTGCTGTATTTTTACATCCTAGTGAAGCACAACACGGTGATCTAGGTATTCTTCAAGAGAACGATCTTTTTTTAATGATTTCTAATTCAGGGAAAACTAGAGAAATAGTAGAGCTAACACGTTTAGCGCGTCTATTAGCTCCGAACATTCAGTTTATAGTGATAACAGGAAACTTAGACAGCCCTTTAGCAAAAGAAGCTAGTGTTGCTATCTGTACAGGAAATCCTAAAGAAGTATGTTTATTAGGCATGACTCCTACTACTTCTACTACTGTAATGACTGTTATAGGAGATATTTTAGTTGTAGAAACCATGAAAAAAACAGGTTTTACAGCTGCAGATTACTCTAAAAGACACCATGGCGGATATTTGGGAGAAAAATCAAGAAGTCTTTGTTCTAAATAA
- a CDS encoding Conserved hypothetical protein CHP00730 (COGs: COG1611 Rossmann fold nucleotide-binding protein~InterPro IPR005269~KEGG: bfs:BF0138 putative lysine decarboxylase~PFAM: Cytokinin riboside 5'-monophosphate phosphoribohydrolase LOG~SPTR: Putative lysine decarboxylase;~TIGRFAM: Cytokinin riboside 5'-monophosphate phosphoribohydrolase LOG~IMG reference gene:2504105999~PFAM: Possible lysine decarboxylase~TIGRFAM: TIGR00725 family protein; TIGR00730 family protein) — translation MNSIGVFCSASSNIDAIYIDFASAFGQWLGENKKTLVYGGVARGLMEVIAKSANLAGAKVIGVVPKKLQEHASKYLNEKLITENLSDRKDTILNRSDVLIALPGGVGTLDEVFHVIAGKYIGLHNKKVIFYNINGYYSNLLTCLAEYKREGFVGSNLSDLYEIANTENELKMLLK, via the coding sequence ATGAATAGTATTGGAGTTTTTTGTTCTGCCTCTTCCAATATAGATGCAATCTATATTGATTTTGCCTCTGCTTTTGGACAATGGCTGGGTGAAAACAAGAAAACTTTGGTGTACGGAGGAGTAGCCAGAGGGTTAATGGAAGTAATTGCTAAGTCAGCAAATTTAGCTGGAGCAAAGGTTATTGGAGTGGTTCCGAAAAAGCTTCAAGAACATGCGAGCAAGTATCTTAACGAAAAACTAATTACAGAAAATCTAAGTGATAGAAAAGATACCATATTAAATCGCTCAGATGTTCTTATAGCTCTACCAGGAGGAGTAGGAACTCTCGACGAAGTATTTCATGTTATTGCAGGTAAATATATTGGTCTGCATAACAAAAAAGTGATATTCTATAATATAAATGGCTACTACTCAAACCTGCTAACCTGCCTAGCAGAATACAAGCGTGAAGGTTTTGTAGGAAGTAATTTATCAGATCTATATGAAATAGCAAATACTGAGAATGAACTTAAAATGCTATTAAAATAA
- a CDS encoding DEAD/DEAH box helicase domain protein (COGs: COG0513 Superfamily II DNA and RNA helicase~InterPro IPR014001:IPR001650:IPR011545:IPR005580~KEGG: bfs:BF0134 putative RNA helicase dead-box protein~PFAM: DNA/RNA helicase, DEAD/DEAH box type, N-terminal; Helicase, C-terminal; DbpA, RNA-binding~SMART: DEAD-like helicase, N-terminal; Helicase, C-terminal~SPTR: ATP-dependent RNA helicase;~IMG reference gene:2504106002~PFAM: Helicase conserved C-terminal domain; DbpA RNA binding domain; DEAD/DEAH box helicase) gives MKNFEELGVSAEILKAITEMGYEHPMPVQEEVVPYLLGENNDVVALAQTGTGKTAAFGLPIIQKVDVENRVPQSLVLCPTRELCLQIADDLYNYSKYIKGLKVIPVYGGSSIDSQIRSLKRGVHIIVATPGRLLDLMNRGTVSLSTIKNVVMDEADEMLNMGFTESINSILQDVPKDRNTLLFSATMSPEIARISKNYLQNPKEITIGRKNEGSQNVKHVVYKVHAKDKYAALKRIADFYPQIYGIIFCRTRRETQEIADLLIKDGYNADSLHGELSQAQRDAVMQKFRMRNIQLLVATDVAARGLDVDDLTHVINYGLPDDTESYTHRSGRTGRAGKTGTSIAIINLRESGKLRDIEKIIGKKFENGELPTGEQICEQQIIKVIDEVEKVKVNEEEIEHFLPEIYRKLDWLSKEDVIKRMVSLEFNRFLEYYQDREDIEAPTDNRRDRRERNDRGNSRRQAQEGYTRLFINLGKTDNFFPHELIDLLNQNTRRRVELGKIDLMRNFSFFEVEERSTKDVLKGLNNKQWGDRKIVVEVASENDTQGRSSNRGGDRTQRNSNRRKPSRSERGYTSARGPKKAKSKKTEFRGEQPNFSEEGWARRFQK, from the coding sequence ATGAAAAATTTTGAAGAACTTGGTGTATCTGCTGAGATATTAAAAGCGATCACTGAGATGGGTTACGAACACCCTATGCCGGTACAAGAAGAAGTTGTACCTTATTTATTGGGAGAAAACAATGATGTAGTAGCTCTTGCACAAACGGGGACAGGGAAAACAGCAGCATTTGGTCTACCTATTATACAAAAGGTAGATGTGGAAAACAGAGTACCTCAATCTTTAGTACTTTGTCCTACACGCGAACTTTGCTTACAAATAGCAGATGATTTATACAATTACTCAAAATATATTAAGGGATTAAAAGTAATTCCTGTATATGGAGGATCTTCTATAGATAGTCAAATAAGAAGCCTTAAAAGAGGTGTTCACATTATTGTAGCAACCCCAGGTAGATTATTAGACTTAATGAATCGTGGTACTGTATCTCTTTCAACCATTAAGAATGTAGTAATGGATGAAGCAGACGAAATGCTTAATATGGGTTTTACTGAAAGTATCAACTCTATATTACAAGATGTACCAAAAGATAGAAATACTCTGCTTTTCTCAGCAACCATGAGTCCTGAGATTGCTAGGATATCAAAAAACTATCTACAAAATCCAAAAGAGATTACTATTGGTCGTAAAAACGAGGGTTCACAGAATGTGAAACATGTCGTTTATAAAGTTCATGCAAAAGATAAGTATGCTGCTTTAAAACGTATTGCCGATTTTTATCCTCAGATTTATGGCATCATTTTCTGCCGTACCCGTAGAGAAACTCAAGAAATTGCAGACCTACTTATTAAAGATGGTTACAATGCAGATTCTCTTCATGGAGAGTTGTCACAAGCTCAAAGAGATGCAGTAATGCAGAAATTCCGTATGAGAAATATTCAACTACTTGTTGCTACAGACGTTGCAGCCAGAGGACTAGACGTAGATGACTTAACCCATGTTATCAACTACGGCTTACCTGACGATACAGAAAGCTATACACACCGTAGCGGACGTACTGGAAGAGCTGGAAAAACGGGTACTTCTATTGCTATTATCAACCTTCGTGAATCGGGCAAACTTCGCGATATCGAAAAGATTATAGGTAAGAAGTTTGAAAACGGAGAACTACCTACAGGAGAGCAAATTTGTGAACAACAGATAATTAAAGTAATTGACGAAGTAGAAAAAGTTAAGGTAAACGAAGAGGAAATAGAACACTTCTTACCAGAAATCTATAGAAAACTTGATTGGCTATCTAAGGAAGACGTTATTAAACGTATGGTATCATTAGAGTTTAATAGATTCCTTGAATATTACCAAGACAGAGAAGATATTGAAGCACCAACTGACAATAGAAGAGATCGTAGAGAAAGAAACGACAGAGGAAATAGTCGTAGACAAGCTCAAGAAGGCTATACTAGATTATTCATTAATTTAGGAAAGACTGATAATTTCTTCCCACATGAATTAATAGACTTATTAAATCAAAACACTCGTAGAAGAGTAGAATTAGGTAAAATAGACCTAATGAGAAATTTCTCATTCTTTGAAGTTGAAGAAAGATCAACAAAAGATGTTTTAAAAGGTCTAAATAACAAACAATGGGGAGATAGAAAAATCGTGGTAGAAGTTGCTAGCGAAAATGATACTCAAGGCAGAAGTAGCAATAGAGGTGGTGACAGAACTCAACGTAATAGTAATAGACGTAAACCTAGTAGATCTGAAAGAGGGTATACCTCAGCTAGAGGACCTAAAAAGGCAAAATCTAAGAAAACAGAATTTAGAGGTGAGCAACCCAATTTTAGCGAAGAGGGTTGGGCCAGAAGATTCCAAAAATAA